The Acidipropionibacterium virtanenii DNA segment GCAGGGCCGGGAACTGGTCGGGATGCTCCATGCCGGCGCGAACCTGGTGCCCTGCGGGGAACCGGGAGCGGTGGCCCAGCTGGCCTCCCACGTCGGCCCGTGGCGGCGCTCCTCCTCGATCATGGGCCGTTCGGACCTGGTGATGGGACTGCACGCCGAGCTGTCGCGACGGTGGGGCCATCCCTGGTCACGCACCCGCGAGATCCGCGCCCATCAGCCGCTGCTCGTCCTCGACGGAGAACCCGCGATCACCCCGGACCCTCGGGTCCGCAGGATCGACGACGCCGACTTCGACTCGTACTTCCGGGCCGCGGTGGCCATGTACACCGAGGAGGTCGGCGTCTCTCCGATCGACCCGACGCACAGCTACCGCCGGCACATGCGGCAGCTCGTCCGGCGCGGCCAGTGCTTCGGGATCGTCGAGGACGGCCAGGTCCGCTGGAAGTCCGACATCGGCGTCGCGTGGCGCGACGTCTGCCAGATCCAGGGGGTGTGGCTGGATCCCGCACTGCGCGGTCACGGCGCTTCTGCGCGCGCCATGGCAGGCGTGGCCAGGCTGTGCCGTCGCCGCCACAGCACCGTCTCCCTGTACGTCAACGACTTCAACACCCGGGCGCTGAGGATGTACCGGCAGGTCGGCTTCCGCGACGCCGGGGAGATGGCGACCGTCCTCTACTGATCAGCCATGGTGGCCCCCGTCGTGGCCTCCGCCTCCATGGCCGCCGTGCATGGCCAGGATGTCGCGGGGCAGCACGACGAAGGGGCGCATCATGGTGTGGTCCTCGTGGTCGAGGATGTGGCAGTGGTACATGAACTCGCCGGTCGCCCCGCCGAAGCGCCCCAGCACGCTGACGACCTCACCGGGCTGGACCACCCAGGTGTCCTTGGTGCCCCCGGTCACCGGATCGATCGCCGGTCCGGGGCCGGGCACCGGGAGCGGCGACGGGGTCGAGCCGGTGGCCGGATCGAATCCCGGCACGTTGCCCCCCTGCCCCAGTGCCCAGGCGCGGCGCTCGATCATCTGGAACGACGTCATGTGGATGTGCATCGGATGGGCCGGCCCGCCGAGATGGATGACGTTCCACCGGATCCATGCCCCCTCGGCGATCATGATCGTCACGGTGTCGTCGAAGAGCTTCGCCGCGGCTCTGAGCACCAGCGGGCTCTGACCCGGGCCTCCGGCCAGCCGGATGACGTCGTGGGCGCCCACCTGGTGCGGCGGCAGGTCGCTGATGTCGGCCATCTCCCACAACTGGGGGTGGCCGCCGCCCTCGGTTCCGGGCGGGGCCACCACGAGCCAGATCTGCTGCTCGGGGGCGATGACGTCGTGGTGGGGATCGGGGCCCACCACGATCCGGTTGTCGGGCCGCAGCGTCCACCGCTGGTTCGGCGAGAGCTTGGCGGGCAGGGTGAACGAGTCGCGGACCGGGGTGTCGCCGACCCGGATCTGCAGCGCCGTGGCGTCGGCCTGGCCGGGCTGGGGGCGCAGCACCGTCGCGTTCTCGTTGCGCAGTTCGAGGGTGCGACCAGCCAGGGACGCGAGGTTCACCAGCACGTCCATCCGCTCCCCGGGGCCCAGGTTCACCGCTCCGCCGGGAGCGGTGGCCGGGGCTGGAAGCAGTCCGGCATCGGTGCCGATCACCACCAGGGCATCGGGCAGCCGGTGCATGCCGAAGGCGGTCGGGTCGTCGCCGAAGCCGCCATCGGTACGGGCCGGCAGAGGGGCGCTGCCGGCCGGGATGTTCTCCTCGGTGGTGTCGTAGAGGGCCAGCCTCAGGATCCGGGCGTTGGAGGCGTTGAGCAGGCGCAGCCGCTGCCAGCAGGGCTGGGCGCGGTTGGTCGGCCAGATCTTCCCGTTGACGAGCGTGTACGGGCCGGTGACGGGGATCTCCGTCGCCGCATCGCCCTCGCCGATACCCGCCTGCTTGTAGAGCGCCCGCCCGGTCGGGGCGAAGGAGTCGCTCCCGCCGGGTTCGGTCTCCAGGTTGACGTCGCGGATCGCCAGCACCAGCTCCCGGTCGCCCGACAGCAGGCACAGGGCATCCTCGACGTCGTCGCGGATGAGATAGAAACCGGCCAGTCCCGCGTAGACGCTGAAGCGGGTGACCGCCATCGCATGGTCGTGGTACCACAGCGTCGCCGACTCCTGCTCGTTCGGATAGCTGCATCGCGTCCAGCGGCCGGGAAGGGCCACGTTGTGCGCCCATCCGTCGTTGTGGCCGTCGGTGAGGGATCCGTGCAGGTGGACGACGGTGGCCGAGCGGATGGCGTCGGTGCCCGGCAGCATGGGGTAGGCGTTCTCCGGATCATCGTGCCCGTGGCTCTCGTGGGCCTCCATACGACCGCCCGGCAGGTTGGCCAGCCTGACCGTGGCGCCGACGCCGCCCGGCTGGGGTGGCACGCGCACCACGTCGTAGGGCAGTGCCGCGCGCTCGGCGTGCATGGTGGTGACGAGATCGTTGCCCCAGTCGACGCGCACCTCGCGGCCCGATCCCACCACGATGGTCGGTCCGGGAATCGAGCCCTCGTAGGCCCAGACGACGGTCTCGGGAAGGTCGGCGTGCAGCTGCGTCCGTACCGGCCGGGCGCAGATCGGCAGGGGCCGGTCCTCCGGCAGCTGCCGGGCGTCGATGACCGGTGGTTGCGGCAGCTCGTCGCGGAACTTCACCAGGCCCAGTGTCGAGGGCTCCGCGGGGCCGGGCGGAGCCGCGCCCGTCACCGACAGGCTGCGTGGGGCGGTGGGGACGGTGGGCAGTGCCAGGCTGCCGGTCTCGGCGAGAGCGCGCAGCCTGGCCTCGGATTCGGGAACGGGTTCTACAGTCATCACATACTCCTTGTCGGGAGGACGGCGCAGTGATCGGCGTCCCGGTTCGGCATCGAACGGGCGGTAGCAATGTGATCCCCAGAGCGCCGTGTATACACCGCCATGGGTTCAGGCCGGCCGGGGCCCCAGTGGCAGAGACGATCTGCTCGAGGACCACTTCGGCTCGATGGACGTTCTGGAGAAGATCGCCGGCCGGAGCGTCGACCTAGTCGTCACCCGGTCGGTGAGGAATCCGTACTTCATGGCGTCGGCCATGCGTGGTGCAGAGGATTTCTATGCGGCCTGATACCCCGGCCTATTTGTGGGATGCCGCGAGGGCGGCAAGAGCGATTGAGAGCTTTGCCACGGCTCGAAGCCACGAGGAGTTCGGTGGAGGCCTGCTGCTCCTGCGCCAGGACATGGTCCAGATGTGCGCCGCCGACATGTACGGCGTGTCCCAGCCCGCCGTCTCCCGCATCTGGCGACGCATCCTGCCACTCATGGATGAGGCCCTGACCCCGGCCGACGCGTGGAGCTTCATCACCGACTGGCTCGACGCCGACCAGGCCTGGGTGCCCACACCGGGAGGCCGCCACCG contains these protein-coding regions:
- a CDS encoding DUF4081 domain-containing GNAT family N-acetyltransferase — translated: MGTRIRVLDDTDLPAARELASADPLTNVFLLSRMSEGGLDRSRLGCPVHGAWQGRELVGMLHAGANLVPCGEPGAVAQLASHVGPWRRSSSIMGRSDLVMGLHAELSRRWGHPWSRTREIRAHQPLLVLDGEPAITPDPRVRRIDDADFDSYFRAAVAMYTEEVGVSPIDPTHSYRRHMRQLVRRGQCFGIVEDGQVRWKSDIGVAWRDVCQIQGVWLDPALRGHGASARAMAGVARLCRRRHSTVSLYVNDFNTRALRMYRQVGFRDAGEMATVLY
- a CDS encoding multicopper oxidase family protein, with the translated sequence MTVEPVPESEARLRALAETGSLALPTVPTAPRSLSVTGAAPPGPAEPSTLGLVKFRDELPQPPVIDARQLPEDRPLPICARPVRTQLHADLPETVVWAYEGSIPGPTIVVGSGREVRVDWGNDLVTTMHAERAALPYDVVRVPPQPGGVGATVRLANLPGGRMEAHESHGHDDPENAYPMLPGTDAIRSATVVHLHGSLTDGHNDGWAHNVALPGRWTRCSYPNEQESATLWYHDHAMAVTRFSVYAGLAGFYLIRDDVEDALCLLSGDRELVLAIRDVNLETEPGGSDSFAPTGRALYKQAGIGEGDAATEIPVTGPYTLVNGKIWPTNRAQPCWQRLRLLNASNARILRLALYDTTEENIPAGSAPLPARTDGGFGDDPTAFGMHRLPDALVVIGTDAGLLPAPATAPGGAVNLGPGERMDVLVNLASLAGRTLELRNENATVLRPQPGQADATALQIRVGDTPVRDSFTLPAKLSPNQRWTLRPDNRIVVGPDPHHDVIAPEQQIWLVVAPPGTEGGGHPQLWEMADISDLPPHQVGAHDVIRLAGGPGQSPLVLRAAAKLFDDTVTIMIAEGAWIRWNVIHLGGPAHPMHIHMTSFQMIERRAWALGQGGNVPGFDPATGSTPSPLPVPGPGPAIDPVTGGTKDTWVVQPGEVVSVLGRFGGATGEFMYHCHILDHEDHTMMRPFVVLPRDILAMHGGHGGGGHDGGHHG
- a CDS encoding PIN domain-containing protein, giving the protein MRPDTPAYLWDAARAARAIESFATARSHEEFGGGLLLLRQDMVQMCAADMYGVSQPAVSRIWRRILPLMDEALTPADAWSFITDWLDADQAWVPTPGGRHRDILGRLLIEGDLRGNLVTDAHLAALAIEHGTRICSFDSDFARFDGLGWINPDRR